Genomic segment of Geminocystis herdmanii PCC 6308:
TTCATCAAATACATTTCCCTCGTTATTGCCAGTTTTAGTTTAATTAGTTGCAATTCTTCCCCGAATCCTGATGCTTCGAGTTCCATGGCAGAGAATGATAAACTATTAAAAATGATCTATTGGCAAGCACCCACTATTTTAAATCCTCACCTCTCCACAGGATTTAAAGACGCAGAAGCTAGTAGAATTACCCTTGAGCCTTTAGCAACCTTTAACCCCGACAGTGAATTAATACCAGTATTAGCCTCAGAAATTCCTACTGTAGAAAATGGCGGTATTGCTAAAGATGGAAAGTCGATCGAATGGAAGTTACGGCAGGATGTAAAATGGTCAGATGGACAACCCTTTACAGCTAAAGACGTGGTATTCACCTATGAATTTATCACCAATCCGAAAGTAGGCAGTGTCAATGCCAAAGAATATCTCAATGTGGAAAAAGTAGAAGCCTTAGACGACTATACCGTTAAAGTGACTTTCAAAGAAGTAAATCCTGCTTGGTTTTCCGTGTTTGTGGGCAGTGCGGGGATGATTTTACCCAGTCACCTTTATAGTGAGTATAACGGAGAAAATGCTCGATCAGCTCCATATAATCTTATCCCCATTGGCACAGGTGCTTATAGTGTGGTGCAATTTAAACCGGGAGATTCTGTCATCTATCAAAAAAATCCCCATTATCGTCAACCCGAAAAACTCAGTTTCGACAGTGTGGAAATTAAAGGAGGAGGAGATGCTACTTCCGCCGCTAGGGCAGTTTTACAAACCGCAGAAGCAGATTTTGCCTATAACATACAAGTAGAATCTAATATTTTGCAAGATTTAATTAAGGGAGGAAAGGGTAATATAGTTACTAATTTCGGTTCTAATAGTGAAAGGGTATTATTAAACTATACTGATCCTAATCGTGCCACATCGGAGGGAGAAAAATCAAGTTTACAGTTTCCTCATCCTTTTCTCAGTGATAGTAATGTGAGACAAGCCTTAGCTTTAGCCATCGATAAAAATACGATCGTAACCCAACTTTATGGTACAACAGGAAAACCCACCAATAACTTTTTACTTGCACCGCCTAACTACGTTTCTGATACTCCCTTCCCTGAATACAACATGGAAAAAGCCAAGGAATTATTAGATAATGCAGGATGGAAAGACAGTAACGGTGATGGCATTCGAGATAAAAACGGTGTGGAAATGAAGGTTGTTTTTCAAACTACCGTTAACCCTTTACGGCAAAAAACCCAAGAAATCATTAAACAGAGTTGGCAATCTTTAGGGGTTGCTGTAGAATTAAAGACGATCGATGCTAGTGTCTTCTTTTCTAGTGATCCTAGTAATACCGACACCGTAGAACGTTTTTCGGCGGACGTTCAAATGTTTACGACTGGTAACGGTAATCCCGATCCGACTCCCTACTTTCAAGTCTATACTTGTGATAATATACCCCAAAAGAGCAATAATTGGTCTGGAAATAACTACTCTCGTTATTGTAACCAAGAGTTCGATCGACTTTTAACGACTGTCACCACAGAATTAAACCCCGAAAAGAGGGCAACTATTTTTAAACAACTAAACGATTTACTGATTAAAGATACAGCAGTAGTTCCGATCGTACATAGAGGAGATACCGTAGCCGTTAGCAATAATTTACAGGGAGTAGAATTAACCCCTTGGGATTTAAAAACATGGAATATTGCTGACTGGAATAAATAATAACAGGAAAAATATCACCGATTGGCGGTTAGAAAAATTCAGAGAAGCCTATAACGTAAAACAGCCTTCTAGGCTGTCAGACAGGCAGGATGCCTGTTTCACCGAGGGGAAGGATATTGAAAAAATTGATATTCTTTAAATTTTTATCTTAAAACTTTGCATCATAGTTTTTATCGATTAGGGAGATAGGAGTCAGGAGACAGGAGAAATACTGATATTTTTATGTCCAACTCAAGTAATAATGAGGGGTTTTCTTCCCTTCAAGCCAGTCATTAACTTTAAGGCAAAAAGTTTTAAAGGAGGAATATGTCTCATCATTAGTAATCCGCAACGGCGAATAGCGATGATAGGAAAAAGATTACTAGAGAAAAATCTATCTAAAAAGTCGGTAAAGCCTAAAATAGCTAAATTTTCTTGTTTACGCCAATGATTATATTGGTTTAATACTTCTAAATCACCTATATCTTTGTTGTCTTTGACTGCCTGAGTTAAAACTTCCGCTAAGGCGACAGCATCTCTGATACCTAAGTTTAAACCTTGCCCACCGACAGGATGACAACAATGGGCGGCATCACCAATTAATGCTAATCTGGGTTTAACATAAGTTTCACTCTGCATTAATTGTACTGGAAATAGGTTTCGATCGCTCACTAATTCAAATGTACCAAAATGCCCTTCAGTATGATGTTGGAGACGGGAGATAAATTCAGAGACAGGTAAAGATTGTAACTCTTTAGC
This window contains:
- a CDS encoding peptide ABC transporter substrate-binding protein, with product MTYSSFIKYISLVIASFSLISCNSSPNPDASSSMAENDKLLKMIYWQAPTILNPHLSTGFKDAEASRITLEPLATFNPDSELIPVLASEIPTVENGGIAKDGKSIEWKLRQDVKWSDGQPFTAKDVVFTYEFITNPKVGSVNAKEYLNVEKVEALDDYTVKVTFKEVNPAWFSVFVGSAGMILPSHLYSEYNGENARSAPYNLIPIGTGAYSVVQFKPGDSVIYQKNPHYRQPEKLSFDSVEIKGGGDATSAARAVLQTAEADFAYNIQVESNILQDLIKGGKGNIVTNFGSNSERVLLNYTDPNRATSEGEKSSLQFPHPFLSDSNVRQALALAIDKNTIVTQLYGTTGKPTNNFLLAPPNYVSDTPFPEYNMEKAKELLDNAGWKDSNGDGIRDKNGVEMKVVFQTTVNPLRQKTQEIIKQSWQSLGVAVELKTIDASVFFSSDPSNTDTVERFSADVQMFTTGNGNPDPTPYFQVYTCDNIPQKSNNWSGNNYSRYCNQEFDRLLTTVTTELNPEKRATIFKQLNDLLIKDTAVVPIVHRGDTVAVSNNLQGVELTPWDLKTWNIADWNK